GCGACCCACAGCGCCCCCATCCCCTCCGGCCCGAGCAGCCACTTCTGGGCCGGGACGGCGTAGGCGTCCGCACCGAGCTCATCGGCGACGACGGGGAGGACCCCCACGGCCTGGGCGCCGTCGACGAGGACGAGCGCGCCCCGCGCGCGGGCGATCTCCGCGATCGCCCGGATCGGCATGATCGCGCCGGTCGTCCACAGGACGTGGGACAGCGAGACGAGGCGGGTCCGCGGGCCGATCGCCCGCTCGAACGCCGCGACGATCGCGTCGGCGTCGCCGCCGTCACCCACATCGATGAGGTCGAGCTCCACGCCGAGCCGGTCGCGGAGCGCGACGAGCGGACCGAAGCCACCCCAGTGCTCGGCGTTCGTGGTGACGGCCCGGTCGCCCACCTGCCAGTCCAGGCCCCAGGCGGCGATGTTCATCGCGTCCGTCGTCGAATGGGTGAGGGCGACCGTCCCGACGTCGCTCGAGAGGATCGCGGCCACGGCCGCGCGCGCCTCAGCCATCCGTTCGGGGCCCTCCGTCATGTAGTCGGGTGCCGCGCGGCCCACGGTGAGCTCGTACTCGGCGAGCTCGGCCATCGCCTTCGCCGTCTCCCGCGGCATGGGCCCGAGCGAGCCGGCGTTGAGGTAGATCCCGGCGCCGGTCGCCGGCAGCGCCTCGCGGATCGCCGCGAGCTTCTCGGCGTCCGGCAGGAAGGGGAAGACCACGGCTCCGTATGATACCGACGATGAACGCATTCGCCCCATGAACGGCTTCGCCCGACCCGAGCTCCTCGCCTCCCCCGCGTGGGTCGCCGAGAACCTCCATCGTCCCGACGTCCGCCTCGTGGACGTCCGCTGGCGGCCGGACGGCACGGGCCGGGCAGCGTACCTCGCCGGTCATATCCCGGGAGCGGTCCACATCGACTGGGCGAACGAGCTCGTCGACACGGAACAGGCCGGCCTGTTCCTCCTCGCCGGGCCGGACCAGGTCGCGAGCGTGCTCGGCCGGCTCGGGATCGGCAATGGGACGACGATCGTCCTCTACGACGACACCGCCTCGCTGTTCGCGACCCGGACGTGGTGGAGCCTGCGGGTCTACGGCTTCGAGTCCGTTCGGATCCTCGACGGCGGTTACGGGGCGTGGAACGTCGACGGGCGACCGGTCTCGAATGCCGCCCCCGAGCCCGATGCGGCGGTCTTCACGCCACGTTCGGTGATGCGGCTGCGCCTGACGACCACGGACGTCCGCGGCCTGCTCGGTTCACCGGACGTCCATGTCCTCGACGCACGGGCTCCCGCCGAATACCGGGGGTTCGAGGGCAACGCGCGGCGGCTCGGTCACATCCCGGGGGCGGTCAACGTGCCGGTCGCCGGGATGACCGAGCCCGGGACGCAGCGCTTCCGCTCGGGCGACCAGCTGCGCGCGCAGCTCCTCCGGGCGAACGTCACCCGCGGTCGGCGGATGGT
Above is a window of Chloroflexota bacterium DNA encoding:
- a CDS encoding aminotransferase class V-fold PLP-dependent enzyme, which gives rise to MVFPFLPDAEKLAAIREALPATGAGIYLNAGSLGPMPRETAKAMAELAEYELTVGRAAPDYMTEGPERMAEARAAVAAILSSDVGTVALTHSTTDAMNIAAWGLDWQVGDRAVTTNAEHWGGFGPLVALRDRLGVELDLIDVGDGGDADAIVAAFERAIGPRTRLVSLSHVLWTTGAIMPIRAIAEIARARGALVLVDGAQAVGVLPVVADELGADAYAVPAQKWLLGPEGMGALWVAPSALDRIRPTFEGYYSYETPTRMPPYRRFDDARRLESGAWHRPSVVGFGRSCGWLAMYVGLGWAHERAARLARRTADAVAAIPGVELLTPRHAMASLVTFRLPAWPGAAALDELGRRSFAIARTITGTEWLRFSVGFYNSEVELDRVVEVVELLGRHTPESLPPRPTLTMLGEA
- a CDS encoding sulfurtransferase, translated to MNGFARPELLASPAWVAENLHRPDVRLVDVRWRPDGTGRAAYLAGHIPGAVHIDWANELVDTEQAGLFLLAGPDQVASVLGRLGIGNGTTIVLYDDTASLFATRTWWSLRVYGFESVRILDGGYGAWNVDGRPVSNAAPEPDAAVFTPRSVMRLRLTTTDVRGLLGSPDVHVLDARAPAEYRGFEGNARRLGHIPGAVNVPVAGMTEPGTQRFRSGDQLRAQLLRANVTRGRRMVCYDGSGIAATKLAFVLSLLGHDDIAVYDGGWAEWGDRLDLPVDR